Within Candidatus Poribacteria bacterium, the genomic segment CTAGCCATGTTCGGAGGGAAGATCATCAATATCGCCCCTCAAGGGCTGGAGATGCCCCGTCATGTCATCGAGAGACTCCGCATCCTCTACGGAGCTGAGGTCGAAACCGTCCGCGATCTTAAGGGGGTGATCTCCGATCTGGATGTGCTTTATGTGAACAGGCTTCAGAAGGAGCGACTGCCAGAAGACGTGGATTATGAGGCGATCAAGGACAGCTACGTCATCACGCCCGACTCGATCCGTAGCTCGAAGCCCGACATGATCATCATGCATCCCCTTCCCCGCGTGAATGAGCTATCGTATGAGCTGGACGATGACGGCAGGGCGATGTATTTCGAGCAATCCCGAAACGGGCTTTTCGTCCGCATGGCGCTGATCTTGGCCCTGACAGGAAATACCCACTTGGAGCTCAACCCCGTCGAGAGGGAGAGGATAGAGTTGGAGGTTAAGTGCGGCAATCCCAGATGTGTGATCGATCACGAACCCTACCTCCGTCCCGTCTATGAGGCCCTATCCTCGGAGGGCGAGGAGAAGTTCTGCGTATACTGCGGATATAGGCTTTAACCCCGTTCCTTCCGATCCCTTTTCGTCCGCCTTTGCCTCCTCGACCCAATCGGGTGTGAAGTTCGGATCCTCAACCAATCTCAGGAGCATCGGATCTTTGACAAAGGGAACCCTTCCGTCCCATCCCTCATGCCGCGTTACCTTCCAAACCTCAGGGCAGGCTGGTTGCTCTGAAACATCTGAAAAGGCCATGAAGGCGAAGATCATCAACTCGATCATCTCGAGCCCCTCAAAGGCCATATCTCCCCTTGAGCTCCTTTATCTGATCTCTGATAACAGCGGCCTTTTCGAACTCCAACCTCTCCGCTGCCTCTCTCATCTCCCTTTCCAACTCCTCTATCGTCCGCTTCACCTCTTCAGGATCCATCTCCTCCAGGGGAGCATATAGCTCCTCGTCGGGTTTCTCCCTGAGCACCTCCGAGATAACCTTTGGCTCGGCCCTGCTTACCTCCTTCTCCCTCTCGATATCTATCAGATCCCTTATCGCCTTTTCGATCGTGGCAGGAGTTATACCGTGTTTTTCGTTATACTCGAGCTGGATCCTGCGTCTCCTCTCGGTCTCATCTATGGCCTTTTTCATGGCGTCGGTGATCCGATCGGCGTAGAGGATGACCTCGCCGTCGACATTTCTGGCCGCCCGTCCAGCCGTTTGAATGAGCGACGTTTCCGATCGGAGGAAGCCCTGTTTATCGGCATCGAGGATCGCCACAAGAGAGACCTCAGGCAAATCTAGTCCTTCCCTCAGCAGGTTAACCCCGACGAGCACGTCGAACTTCCCCTCTCGCAGCTCTCTGAGTATGTCGGCCCGTTCCAGCGTGTGTATCTCGGAATGCAGATACTTGGCCCTTATTCCCATCTCGGCCAGATATTCCGTCAGATCCTCGGCCATCCGTTTGGTGAGGGTGGTCACGAGCACCCGCTGTCCCTTGGTTACCCGCTCGCTGATCTTGCCTATCAGGTGATCGATCTGGCCCTCCACGGGATGGACGGAGATCTTCGGGTCGACCAGACCTGTGGGTCTGATGATCTGCTCGACCACCTGCTCGCTGCGTTCGAGTTCGAACCTGCCAGGGGTCGCTGAGACGAAGATCGCCTGGTTGATCAGCTCCTCGAACTCCTCGAACTTCAGAGGGCGGTTGTCCAACGCTGAAGGCAACCTGAAGCCATATTCGATCAGGGTCTCCTTACGGGTTCTATCTCCGTAATACATCCCACGAAGCTGAGGTATGGTCACGTGTGATTCATCTATGAAGACCAGAAAATCGTCGGGGAAATAGTTTATGAGGCAGTAGGGAGGTTCGTCCGGCCTCCTTCCGGAGAAATGTCTGGAGTAGTTCTCTATCCCTCTGCAGTAGCCCGTATGTCTGAGCATCTCCAGATCGAACCTCGTTCGCTGTTCGATCCTCTGTGCCTCGAGCAGCTTCCCTCGTGAGAGAAAATACTCTATCCGCTCCTGAAGCTCGGCCTCGATGTCCAAAAGCGCCTGTTCGAACCGTTTGGGGCTGGTCATGAAATGCCTTGCGGGGAAGATATCCACTGAGTCGAGCTCCTCCAGAACCTCCCCCGTCAGCGGATCTATCATGGTTATCCTCTCCACCTCGTTGTCGAAGAGCTCCACCCTGTATGCGACATCCTCGTATGCCGGATATATATCTATCACATCGCCTCTCGCCCTGAAGGTTCCCCGTTGAAGGACCATATCGTTTCGCTCGTATCTTATGTTGACCAATCCTCGCATTATCTCCCTGCGCGAGACCAGATCGCCTTTCCTGATGGATACCCGCTGTTGGAAATACTCATCGGGCGATCCGATTCCGTAGATGCACGAGACGCTGGCGACGACGATCACGTCCTTTCTGGAAAGCACGGCGGAGGTGGCGGCCAGGCGGAGCTTATCTATCTCCTCGTTTATCCTAGCGTCCTTCTCTATGTAGGTGTCCGTCTGAGGGATATAAGCCTCGGGCTGGTAGTAATCATAATAGCTGACAAAATACCGGACGGCGTTTTTCGGGAAGAAGGTCCTGAACTCGCTGTAAAGCTGAGCGGCAAGGGTCTTGTTGTGTGAGATGACGAGCGTCGGACGTTGGACGTTCTGAATGATATGGGCCATCGTGAAGGTCTTGCCTGACCCCGTCACGCCCAGCAGAGTCTGATATCTATATCCCTTAAGCAGGCCCTCGGTCAGCCTTTCTATCGCCTGAGGTTGATCCCCCTTAGGTTCGAAATCGGACACGAGTTCGAATTTCGGCATTCGGATCTCACCTCCTGCACGAATCTATCCAGGCTTTCAGGGCCTCCTCCCAGAAGGAGATCACACCGTCACGCATAAGGGCGACCTTCTCCAAACGCGCTGCCTCTTCCGCTCCCAAAGTTGTTTTTTCTCCCGCGGCCACAGGTATTGCCTGATATCCCGCCTTTCTCAACAGCCTCGCTCTCCTTGCAGCTCTCTCCACATCCGTGCGATCCACCGTTGCTGAGATCTCCACCGCCAGCCATACCTCCCTATCTTCGGCGTGACGTAACCTGCCCTTTACCAGGAGGTCAAGGAGCAGCAGGTCGTTAAACTCCCCCGGGCTGAGTTCGGATTCCAATCTGTCCTCGAGGGAATGGGTTTCCACCACCTGAACACGCCTTAAGAACCTTCCGAAGTAGGCTCCCGCTCGTTTCGCATAAAGCAGCTCCAGCATTTGCCCTATCATCTTTCCAACCCTATCCTCAAGTCTCCCATGTGCCGTGGCAAGGGTATCCATATGCGTCGTAAGCGTCTCAATCTTCTCTGCGAGCGATTCAAGCCTTTCCTCAGTTCTTCTTTGAGCCTCGGCTAGTTCCTCAACCCTCCTTTCAAGCGTTTCGAGTCTCTCTGTGAGCGCCCCGATCCTCTCCTCAGTTTTTCTTTGAGCCTCAGCTAGTTCCTCAACCCTCCTTTCGAGGGTTTCAAGTCTCTCTGTGAGCGTCTCGATCCTCTCCTCGGTTCTCCTCTGCACTTCGACGAGCTCCCTGAAGGCTTCGGGAAGTTTCAAGAGCTCATCTGTAAGAACGAGCCTTCTGAGCTCCTCCCTCCACTCCGGTTTCTCCTCAAGGAGCTTGATGAGGTCATGAAACTCCTCCACCGTAAATCTCATCTTTATCCCCTTCCTTGTCTCGCAAGCGTTATTGCTTTTTAATGGTTATAGGGTTCGTTGGGTTTACCGGATGAGCCTTCAACGGAACCCAACGAACTCAATGAACCTTGTCCCTCCGGAACGGGAGAAACCTGAATTCAGCGCAACATGGCGGTGAAGCGATAGCTGCCCGACTCGACCTCATAGACCGCCAGGTTCTCCTCTGACCGCAGGAGTTTCACCCCATCCGCCTGATCGACCGGCTTGCCGCTTTCCGTTACCGTCGCCGGATCTTCTGTGGGCACATATACCTCGGCGGTAATGTTGGCCGGGATCACAACCGACAGGTGCAGTTTGTCCCCCTCAACGTTCCATTCCACGCCTATACGGCCTCGGATGGAGTTGTAGCTCGCTCGAACGAACCTCATATCCCCTTCAAGGCGAGGTCGGATGATCACCCTCCTGAAGCCGGGTTCCTGTGGCTCTATGCCGGCAACAGCCTCGAAGAGCCACTCCCCCACGCATCCGAAGGCGTAGTGGTTGAAGGAGTTCATGTCGGGCGTCTGGAAGCCTCTCTCCTCCGTGTATCCGTCCCATCTCTCCCACATCGTCGTAGCGCCCATTCGGATCATATAAAGCCAAGAAGGAAAACTCTCCTGAAACAGCAGCCGATAGGCGACGTCCGCTCGGCCGAACTTCGTCAGGGCGAGCATCAGATGCCGCGTGCCGACGAATCCGGTCGACAGATGCCACCCTCGCCTCTCGATATCGGCGATTAAATGCTCGAGAGCGAGCGGGCGGAGATCCTCGGGCAGCAGATCCAGATCCAACGCCAGCGCGTAGACCGTCTGCGTCTCGCCCTTAATTCTACCATCGGGCTGCACGTAGGCTTGGTTGAAGGCCTCTTTGATCTTCGCCAACAGCTCGGCGTATTGCTTCGAATCATCCTCCCGACCGATCGCCCCCGCCATCTCCGACATCAGCTTGACCACATATGCGAAATACGCCGTCGCGAGCACATCTCTGGGGGTGCTGGCGCCGGCCGGAACCCAGTCGCCGTAGCCGATCTCCGGCCTCAGATATCCCTGACTGTTTTGAACGAGATAATCCACGTAACGGGCCATCTCCCCGTAATACCGCTCGATGGCCCTCATGTCGCCGTAGAACTGATAGAGCGTATGGGGTACAACCACACCTGCATCGCCCCAGGCCGGCGTTCCGAAGCCGGCTCCGGTCACAGGGGCCACATCCGGATAGGCGCCATCCTCCCTCTGTCCGTCGTTCAGATCTATCAGCCATTTCGTCATGAAGGCCCCCATGTCGGCCAGCCAGCTCGCAGTACGAACGAATATCTGAGCGTCTCCCGTCCATCCCTGTCTCTCATCCCGCTGGGGACAATCCGTCGGCACCTCCAGATGGTTGCCGCGGAGGCTCCAACGGATGTTCTCCACCAAACGATTGACCAGGGGATGCGAACACTCAAACTCCCCCGTCATCGGGAAGCCCGAATGCAGCACGATACCCGTCACGGCGTCCAGCGGAGGTGCTCCGGGATATCCCGTCACCTCCACATATCTGAACCCCCTGAAGGTGAAGCGGGGTTCCCATACCTCCTCATCATCTCCCCTGCAGATATAGGTGTCGATGTCGCGGGCTTTCCGCAGGTTGGTCGTGTAGATCGTTCCGTCGGGGTTGAGCACCTCGGCGAAACGCATGACGATCTTTCTACCCGGCTCAGCGCCCTTCACCTTCAGCCTCGCCACGCCGACCATGTTCTGCCCCATATCGAATACGAAGGTCCCCGGTCTGATCTCATTGACGGATTGGGCGGGTATCTCCATCACCTTGCGGACCGGCTCCCCGGGATGCGCCGTAAGCTTTAAGTTTATATCCTCGCTCAGGACGACCGGCTTCCAATCGGTGTCATCGAATTCGGGCGTATCCCACCCATCCATCTCCCGCCGTGCGTCGTAGCTCTCGCCCATGTAGAAATCGGCCTCCAGGATCGGCCCGTAAGCGGCTTTCCAGCTTCCATCCGTGATGATAATCTCTCTCGTCCCATCATCAAACTCGATTTGCAGTTGTGCCAGCAGGCGCGGCTCACCGCCGAAACGGTTACGCTGTCCCCACCCGCCGCAGTATCCGGCATACCACTCGTCCGCCAGGATCGCGCCGATGCAGTTTCCGCCCTTTCGTAACATATCGGTGACCTCATAGGCTCGGTAGTAGACCCGTTTTCGGAAATCGGACCAGCCGGGGATGAAGTAATCGTCGCTGACACGCTGTCCGTTGAGGCGGAGCTCGCAGCTCCCCAGGGCGCTGACGTAGAGCATCGCCCGTTTGACCGACTTGTCGAGGGTGAAGGTTTTACGCAGAAACGGCGGGGGAGGGACGTGGACGCCGATGCCGCCGGGGATGCACCACGGCGGGGAGCCGAGGCCGCCGATCTCACGCGCCTCGTCCCAGCCTTCGTCGTCGAAATCGCTCCGATACCATCCCTCTTCCATTTCGGCGGCGGTCTTCCATCCCTTGTCCGTGGCGACTATCACCGGTTCACCCGTTTCGAACTCGATCACGAGCTTCCCCAGCACGCCTGCCGGGCCGCCCTCGTTGGTGGCTTCAACGGCTAGGAGGTTTCGACCGCCCTTCAGAGAGCCTGTTATCTCAAGGATTTTCGGGCGCGTCCATGCATCGGGCTGACCATCGCTGCGAGCGATCTCCTCTCCGTTCACATAGAGCGTGAACTGGTCGTCGGCGGTCAGGATGATCCGCGCTCTCGATATTTTACGATCGGAGGGCAGTTCGAAGGTGCGACGGAAATATCGCGTCCCGACGGGTGCATCGTGGCGTGGATCGCCCTCGGGGAACCAGATCCAGCGGCATCCCTCGAAGGTTAAAAGCCTCTCCTCCCATTCGGCCGGCTCGTCATAGCCGATCCATTTAGCCTTCCAATCCTCTTCATCCAGCAGTCCCATCGTCCATCGAGCCGGCTCGCTCCATTCGGACGGGTTGCCGTTTTTATCCCAGACCCGAACCTTCCACCAGCACTCCACTTCCGATCCCAGCGGTTTGCCGGCGTAGACGATATGTGTTGTCTCATCCGATTCGACCTTCCCCGTGTCCCACAGATCCCCTTTATCCCCGTCCAGCTTTTCCCGGTTGGTGGCGACGAGGATCCTGTAGGCGGTTTGACGTTCTCCCCTGTTGGCCGGGTCGACCGTCTCCAGCGTCCAGCTGAGTCGGGGAGTGAGAACATCTATGCCTAGCGGATCTATTCGATACTCACATCGCAGTCCCTTCGGCTTCAATCCTCCCATCACAGACCTCCTCAATATATGGTCATTTGTAGTCAATTAGGTCGTTTGGCTTCGCCGTCATCCGGATTTCCGGGTTCATCGTGTGGCGAACCCTATAACTCCCCTCCAAGCTGCCTTTGATAGCCGATTGTTGATCGTTTTATCTGCGCTTTTTATAATACCAGCGACACGATCCGTAGTCAACAGCGGAGAATCACGGGAATTCGGTTTGCCGAAACCCTGACTTCGATAGGAAGATCAATGGCGTCCTCACAGGGGATTGCCCATATGCCGGCAGTAAATCATACTGCTATCAGTTGTAAAACCACCTCCGCTCTTGAAAAAAGGATATCGTTATGATAAAGTAAATTAAGATGAGGACTGGGAAGGAGGGGGGTTATGCCCTTTGTGATGATCGAAGGTCCTAAAATATCCATCGATAAGAAGAGGGAGCTTGTGGCGAAGATCGCCGAGGTTGCCAGTTCCGTCTACGGGCTGCCGAAACAGGTTATAACTGTAGTCATACACGAAAACCCGCCCGAAAACGTCGGCCCCGGCGGCGAACTGCTTATAGATAGAAAAAGGGGATGATGGAACCCCATGACGGAGATCTGGAGATTAGCTTACAACCTGCTCGCCGTTCCGATGCTTCTTCTCTATTTCCGTCTCCGTTCTCTCCGAGATGAAAAGGTGCGGGAGGGAATTGAGGGAAGACGTGATCTATTCGACCGGCTGAGACGACAGCTTGAAGTGGGACGGCGGATGGATAGGACGATCTGGTTCCACTTCACATCGGTCGGCGAGTTCGAACAGGCCAAGCCGGTGATAGAGGATATTAAGGACGAGGCTCGCATCGTGCTGACGTACTTCTCCCCCTCCGTTCAGGGGAACGTCGAGAGATATCCCCATAAGGACGCGGCCTCATACCTGCCGATCGACACCAAATGGAACGCCCAAAGGATGTTCGATCTGATAGAACCGGATCTTCTTATCTTCTCCAAGTTCGATATATGGCCGAATCTGGTCTGGGAGGCAGCGAGAAGAAAGGTTCCGATACTCCTCATAGCCGGCACGCTTCATGCCGAATCGAAGAGGATATCCCCGATCGCAAAGCCGTTTTTCAGCGCCGTACACAGATATATCGACATGCACTGTGCCATATCGGAGGCCGATGCCAGGAGGTTTGAGAGCCTCTGTGGAGATCCATCCCGTGTTCTCGTCACGGGCGATACCAGGTTCGATCAGGTATATCGCAGGGCGATGAGGGTTGATGAGAGAGGGCTGATACCGAACCAAGATAGGATCAAGAGACCTGTGGTGGTGGCCGGAAGCACCTATACCCAGAGTGAGAGGGTGCTTCTGGAGGCCTACAGGAAGATCCGAGCTGAAAAAAGTGAGGAACATCCCTTCACCTTGATCCTGGTGCCACACGAGCCGACGGAGGAGAGGATGAGAGAGATAGAGGAGCTTCTGGATGAGGGCGGTTTAAGCTATGTGAGATTCAGCCAGATCACCGAAGAAACAGATCTCTCGAGCTTCAACGTGCTGGTTATAGATACGGTCGGCCTGTTGGCGGGGCTTTACAAGCTGGGCGATGTGGCGTTTGTGGGCGGAAGCTTTCGGGGCAACGTGCATAACGTGATGGAGCCCGCTGTGATGGGCAAACCCGTTATCTTCGGCCCCTATATAGCCAATTCGTTCGAGGCGAAGGTAATGCTGAGGAGGGGCGGGGCGATAATGGTCGAGGATGCCGATGAGATGGCCTCGACCATCTCATCGTTGATAGATGAGCCTCGAAAGAGGGATAGAATCGGCAGGATCGCCAGAGAGGTGATTATCTCAAACCTCGGTGCCGCCGATAGGACGGTCAGAGAGGTCAGAAGGTTCCTGGGGGTGACGGCTAATGCCTGATTTCATGCGTCAGATCCGCGAGGAGCATAAGGCCGGGGTTGCTCACACCTTCCTGCTGCATTTCAACGTGACGGACCTCGCAAGAGATCCGATATTCGGATATCTCACCATGTTGGATTACCTGATGGAACAGTTAAACGATATCGGCTGTGATGTGGTGGTCGCATACGATAGGTCCCAGGGTGTGATATTCCCCAACGTGGGACTCCGTTCGGAGTATCAAAAGCTGCTCGGACTCGATATCAAACTGCCGGAGGGAACGGAGGTCAAGCGTCCTCCCATCAATTCAAAGCTTCACATCAAGAAGGCCGGTATACCACGTGAGCCTGAGGATGCGTTGCCTAGGCTGGAGCAGCTTCTCAGACAGAGGCTGGCGGGGTTGAGAATAGGTGTGATAATCTATTTCGTGGAGAGGATCGCTCCCAACGGCGATCCGGTCGACCTGCCCGAAGAGACGTTGGTAAACATCGAGACGATCGAGCGATGGGCGATGGACCTGGAGATGAAGTTCCTCGGTAGCATCGTGCTGCTTGTTGCCGAGAACCTTGCTGACGTTTCACCCCAGATAACGACCAACACGCACATCCGCATCGTGGAGGTGCCCCTACCGGATTATCAGGATAGGCTCGAATTCATAAAGCACCTCCTGAACCTCCCTGAGCCCGAAAAGAAGGATTCGAGGATGCAATTGGTCAATAAGCTCCGGCTTGAACGGAACATGTCGCCGGAGAAATTCGCCGCTATGACAGCTGGACTAAGGCTTATAGATATCCACGATCTCGCCTTGAAAGCCGAAGAGGTGAATAAGCCCATAACGGAGGAGATAGTCATTCAGCGCAAATACGAGTCCGTCCTCTACAGGAGCAGAGGGTTATTGGAGCTGATAAGGCCCTCTAACGTCCTTCAGTTCGTGGGCGGATTAGATCACGCATCGAGATATTTCAGGCCCGTCATAGAGATGCTTATGAGGGGAGATCCCGAGACACCGATGGGAGTTCTGCTGGTAGGTCCTCCCGGAACGGGAAAAACGCTGACCGTCGAGGCGATGGCGGGGATAAACGGGTTGACCTGCGTCAGGCTCAAGACGGCCAGAGAGGTATGGCTCGCCCAACAGGCAGGAACCTTTGAAACCTGGGAGAGGATGTATGAAAGGGATCTATCACTGGCTTTGACGACGATAAGAAACCTCGCCCCGGTGGTGGTTTTCATCGACGAAATGGAGAGATTCACGTTGGAGAGAGGCACGGGGTTTCAGAGAATACTCCCCATAGAGCTGCTCAACTTCATGGATAACCCGCAAAACAGGGGAAAGGTTCTGTGGGTCGGAGCGACGTCCAGGCCGGATCTGATAGATCCCAGCTTCAGAAAGGCGGGCAGGTTTGACGATAAGCTTGTATATCTGATCCCCCACAGGAAGGACAGGGCGGATATCCTCAGAAAGATGTTCGCCAAACACAGAATCCCACATGCCGATAATCTGGATCTCAATAAGCTAGCTGGCGGGGATTTCCCCGAGGAGATAACGGGCGCCGATCTGGAGCTTATCGCTCGTAGAAGCCTTACGATCGCTCAGGCAAGTGGGCACAAGCAGGTGATGCAAAACGATCTTATGGCTGCAGCGAGGGATTTCGTGCCCAGATACTCGCCCCAGGTCTATGAGTTTCTCTCCCTGCTGGCTTTGAGGGAGGCGAACTCGCGATTCATGGTGCCGGAAAGGGTCCCTGACTCGATAAGGAAGATCGCCTTCGATGGTGAAAGAATCGATAAGGCGAAGATAGAGTCCCGCCTCATAGAGCTTGAGAGGGAGCTCAGGATAAGACAGGGCAGCCGCTATAACTTTTAACGGTCATTTGTAGTCATTGAGTCATTTCGCTGCGCTGTCATTATGAGGATAACCACAAATGACGATAAATGACAGCAGGTGATATCCCAGGGCGGGTGATGAAATCATGAGACCTTTCTTGATATCGGCCATTTTCTTTCTGGCTATTCTGATAGAGCTCGGTGTTATCATCGGGTCCATTCTTCTACTACGCCGTGGTGTGAGGAGGCGCAACCGAGTTGATAAGGTAAAAGGGTATGTCCTGCTCGGTGTGGGCAGCTTCCTCAGCCTGATCATGGCCCTCCCTTCAGCCGCCTACCTCTACACGGAAAAGCTCTGGTATGAGCATCTCGGGTACTCCCAGGTCTTTTGGAAGCTTCTTATGACTAGGTGGGAGCTCTTTTTCCTGTATGGAGGTATATCGGCATGCTTTATGCTGCTCAATCTCTTCATCGCAAGGGCGATCTGTCCAGTTCCTCAGGCCTTCAGAAGATGGGCCGATCAGGGGACGAAGGCCTTCCACAGGATGATGGTGAGCGTGATACTGCTTATCTCCATCATATTCGGGATAGCTGCTGTGCCGTTCTGGCAGGATTATCTCATGAACCGAAACAGGGTCGAGGTGGGTGAAAAGGACCCGATATTCAACAAGGACATAGGGTTCTACATGTTCTCGTTGAGATTTAAGGATTTCACCACCGCCTGGATGAAGGCGCTGGTATGGCTCAGCGCGGGGTTGCTGCTTTGGATCTATAACTTCTACTCCAACAGAGATCCACAATCCCTGATACGAGCCAGATCCGGGATCCTATATCACGGCACCGCCCTTTGGATCGCCGCCCTTATCGTTTCGATTCTCCGATCGCGCATATCCATATGGAAAACGCTTTTCTCGAGCAGAGGGACGGTTTACGGTGTCGGATATGCCGAGGCACATGCCCATATTCCCGCTCTGAAGGCGCATATCGTCATCCTGATCCTGATCGGACTCGTGCTCCTGTTTAATCTCAAGTTCCGTAAGAAGATTGTCTGGGTGACGGCCTGTGCTGTTTGGTTTTTAAGCTATCTCTTAGGGGTTCAGCTTTACCCTTTCCTCGTCCAGGAGTTTAGGGTCAAGCCCACCGAGAGGGTGTTGGAGCTGGAATACCTTTCGAATAACATCAAGATGACGCGTAAGGCATACGGGCTGGATAAGATCGAGGAAGAGACGGGATTGGTCAATAAGCTCGCCACGCTTGATGTGATAAGGGGAAATCAGTGGATACTCGACAACATGCAGCTATGGGATCGGAAGGCGCTTTACAAGACATTGACCGACCTGCAGGAGTTGAGGCCGTATTATAGCTTCTACGACGTGGATGTGGACAGATACATGGTCAACGGGCAATATCGTCAGGTGATGATAGCAGCTAGGGAGATGAATCCTGAGAGAATTCCGAAGTTCGCCAGAACGTGGGTTAACATGAGGTTGAAATACACCCATGGATATGGGGTGGTGATCGTGCCGGTCAACGAATTCACACCTGAAGGCAGGCCGAACTACTGGGTTAAGGATATACCGCCTTCGAGCTCCTATCCCGAGTTCACCATAACACAGCCGGAGATCTATTTCGGTGAGATGACGAAGGAGCATATCTTCGTCAACACGGGTGAGCCGGAACTGGACTATTCGA encodes:
- a CDS encoding UPF0182 family protein — its product is MRPFLISAIFFLAILIELGVIIGSILLLRRGVRRRNRVDKVKGYVLLGVGSFLSLIMALPSAAYLYTEKLWYEHLGYSQVFWKLLMTRWELFFLYGGISACFMLLNLFIARAICPVPQAFRRWADQGTKAFHRMMVSVILLISIIFGIAAVPFWQDYLMNRNRVEVGEKDPIFNKDIGFYMFSLRFKDFTTAWMKALVWLSAGLLLWIYNFYSNRDPQSLIRARSGILYHGTALWIAALIVSILRSRISIWKTLFSSRGTVYGVGYAEAHAHIPALKAHIVILILIGLVLLFNLKFRKKIVWVTACAVWFLSYLLGVQLYPFLVQEFRVKPTERVLELEYLSNNIKMTRKAYGLDKIEEETGLVNKLATLDVIRGNQWILDNMQLWDRKALYKTLTDLQELRPYYSFYDVDVDRYMVNGQYRQVMIAAREMNPERIPKFARTWVNMRLKYTHGYGVVIVPVNEFTPEGRPNYWVKDIPPSSSYPEFTITQPEIYFGEMTKEHIFVNTGEPELDYSIRSPQGEGEENVYTFYKGRGGVQLGRGFRRLAFMWRFAKLNVILSKYLQPQSRVMYRRAVLDRIKALAPFLMFDRDPYIVVGKSGKLWWIVDAFTHSKHYPYSEPYPGPQPKPETKYAPDWGLRNKFNYIRNSIQAMIDAYNGDVYFFIRDETDPMVQVYKRIFPGMLRPQEEIPDGLIDHGRFPDILTLILSRMYTVYHMQDPQVFYGQEDKWELPLELYYTKEKREMVPYYATIKLPGEKHVEFVNMMPFTPTAGKRNLIAWLVARCDAEYYGRLRAYILPKGREIDGPEIIEDRIDQDPDMSKQLSLWDQGGSSVIRGNVLTIPVEDTLFYVEPIYLQAKDAKRPELKQVVVAAGDRLAWGANFIQALNRIFVGQVVQEEKTSEEKQPKLTWRDLAATAKTSFENYKKLMGEGKIKEAAEALEQLNNALNALLQQAQTSSGGS